One window of Robiginitalea biformata HTCC2501 genomic DNA carries:
- the coaE gene encoding dephospho-CoA kinase (Dephospho-CoA kinase (CoaE) performs the final step in coenzyme A biosynthesis.), with protein sequence MMRVGLTGGIGSGKSTVAGFFRELGIPVYYSDVRARELMEADPELRGRIENLLGEEAYAEGKLNRAWIASRVFGDAELLEALNALVHPAVAADFRSWSARQEAPYVLQEAAILIENGGYRNLDRVILVTAPEEERIRRVVARDNTSGSRVRSRMDAQWSDQRKIPLSDFVIENMELEATRRAVHRIHRELLEIPGSPGAS encoded by the coding sequence ATGATGCGGGTAGGCCTTACAGGAGGTATCGGAAGCGGAAAAAGCACGGTGGCAGGTTTTTTCAGGGAGCTGGGTATCCCGGTTTACTACTCGGACGTCCGGGCGCGGGAACTCATGGAGGCGGACCCGGAACTCCGGGGGCGTATCGAAAACCTTTTGGGCGAGGAAGCTTATGCCGAAGGGAAACTGAACCGCGCCTGGATCGCCTCCCGTGTCTTCGGCGACGCGGAACTCCTGGAAGCCCTCAATGCCCTGGTACACCCGGCAGTAGCTGCGGATTTCAGATCCTGGTCGGCCCGGCAGGAGGCCCCGTATGTCCTGCAGGAGGCGGCAATCCTCATTGAAAACGGGGGATACCGGAATTTAGACCGGGTCATCCTCGTCACGGCGCCCGAGGAGGAGCGCATCCGGCGCGTGGTCGCCAGGGATAACACTTCCGGCTCCCGGGTGCGCAGCCGCATGGACGCCCAGTGGAGTGACCAGCGGAAAATCCCCCTGTCCGACTTTGTCATCGAAAACATGGAATTGGAGGCAACGCGGCGTGCAGTACATCGCATTCACCGGGAATTGCTTGAAATTCCGGGGTCCCCCGGGGCTTCGTAG
- a CDS encoding CdaR family protein has protein sequence MIKKLKSGINTPKAKIFLLFLFCSFSAWLLIRLAQTYNHTLTFRMQYEQPPDSLVLLTQPPRDLNVRVRASGFQLLRYQISPRDVAIDLRTAQRRKGAYFIGPEAYRRQVESQLGEAMGLLEMTRDTIFLDFQALRSRTVPVRAAVQIELARNYMLDGPIQVEPPNVHLLGPPGEIDTIREVWTEPLKLTGVRDTVSRTLSLPVAGRLPNTQFSVGQVTVTAGVFRFSETVVDVPVEVINLPADREVRTFPASVGVLCKGRIESLKELEPSDFRIVADFENPDPETGRLLLRIAEQPGTIQSGVLLESTVEFIVRSE, from the coding sequence TTGATCAAGAAATTAAAATCCGGAATCAATACCCCGAAGGCGAAAATCTTTCTCCTGTTCCTTTTTTGCTCTTTTTCGGCCTGGCTCCTGATACGCCTGGCGCAGACATACAACCATACGTTGACATTCCGGATGCAGTATGAACAACCCCCGGACAGCCTCGTGTTGCTGACGCAGCCACCCCGGGACCTGAATGTGCGGGTCCGCGCCAGCGGATTCCAGCTCCTGAGGTACCAGATCAGCCCCAGGGATGTGGCGATTGATCTCCGTACGGCCCAGCGCAGAAAGGGCGCGTATTTTATCGGCCCGGAGGCCTACAGGCGGCAGGTGGAAAGTCAACTTGGGGAGGCCATGGGCCTGCTGGAGATGACCCGGGATACCATATTTCTGGATTTCCAGGCCCTCCGATCCCGTACGGTCCCCGTCCGCGCGGCCGTTCAGATAGAACTGGCCAGGAACTATATGCTGGATGGGCCGATTCAGGTGGAACCGCCGAATGTCCACCTTCTGGGTCCACCGGGAGAAATCGATACCATCCGGGAGGTTTGGACTGAACCCCTGAAGCTTACCGGGGTGCGCGATACGGTTAGCAGGACCCTCAGCCTGCCCGTTGCAGGACGGCTCCCAAACACGCAGTTTTCCGTTGGGCAGGTTACCGTGACCGCCGGGGTGTTCCGGTTTTCCGAAACGGTTGTCGATGTGCCGGTGGAAGTCATCAACCTGCCTGCGGACAGGGAAGTGCGGACATTTCCCGCTTCGGTGGGGGTATTGTGCAAGGGACGGATAGAATCCCTCAAGGAACTCGAACCTTCCGATTTCCGGATCGTAGCCGATTTTGAAAACCCGGATCCGGAAACCGGCCGGCTGCTTCTGCGCATTGCCGAACAGCCCGGGACAATCCAAAGTGGGGTCCTGCTGGAATCCACGGTGGAATTTATTGTGCGAAGCGAATGA
- a CDS encoding gluconokinase, translating into MDSSQPDIFIVMGVSACGKTTLGKALAAELECPFFDGDDFHPPENIVKMKAEEPLGDSDREGWLKALNALARKHTGSGGAVIACSALKEKYRDWLREGLAPGKICWVVLTGTFDAILERIQARADHYMPPALLRSQFADLEVPDYGIHLPAYGMPTEEMVRRVSAHIKTNR; encoded by the coding sequence ATGGATAGCAGCCAACCGGACATATTTATCGTAATGGGGGTTTCCGCCTGCGGCAAAACCACCCTGGGAAAGGCCCTGGCAGCCGAACTGGAGTGTCCGTTTTTCGATGGGGACGACTTCCACCCGCCGGAAAATATCGTGAAAATGAAGGCCGAAGAACCCCTGGGCGATTCGGACCGGGAAGGCTGGCTGAAAGCCCTCAATGCGCTGGCCCGCAAACATACGGGCTCGGGAGGGGCAGTGATCGCTTGTTCGGCCCTGAAAGAAAAGTACCGGGACTGGCTCAGGGAGGGGTTGGCACCTGGGAAAATTTGCTGGGTGGTACTAACCGGCACCTTTGACGCCATCCTGGAGCGCATTCAGGCCCGTGCCGACCACTACATGCCCCCTGCTCTGCTCCGCAGCCAATTTGCGGACCTGGAAGTACCCGATTACGGAATCCACCTTCCGGCCTACGGAATGCCAACCGAAGAAATGGTCCGTCGGGTTTCGGCCCATATTAAAACGAACCGATAA
- a CDS encoding sensor histidine kinase, giving the protein MNRRLFVLLVILMSLSLIGIIAVQLYWIKSSVEDKEEQFSNVVTEILSKVTDQIEEREIKDYSDRFLTLKDSIGELKSAHWSNIFFIDRDLNSNEITFYSHGILEEDYDIASTFFDSGTITDTTTIKSYTSRRTRAVFKEEYGLDGKAYRYNPVEKWEKVGGIPILDKVAFDDIYREYAEKVPIHERVSRQEIELLLDRELADRNLDIDYEYGVYSRGLPTKVRSRKYKYDRENYYKAPLFRDIEGNTEYALLLSFPRKKKFLLNSVLSMAGLSLLFTLIIMVAYASAIYQLIRQKQISEIKSDFINNMTHEFKTPIATINLAVEAIKNPKIMDDREKVNRYLQMIRDENKRMHAQVENVLRISKLEKNQLDISKERVDVHDLIRQAITHVELIVLDRGGYVKAHLDAERSEVLANEMHFGNVMVNILDNAVKYSPEAPKIDVYTEVANNAILIRVQDQGAGMSKAVLKRIFEKFYREHTGDIHNVKGHGLGLAYVKKIVEDHQGEVYAESEKGKGSTFYIKLPLI; this is encoded by the coding sequence ATGAATAGGAGATTATTTGTGCTGCTCGTCATTCTGATGAGCCTTTCGCTCATAGGGATTATTGCAGTTCAACTCTATTGGATCAAGAGTTCGGTAGAGGATAAGGAAGAACAGTTCTCGAATGTGGTCACGGAAATCCTGTCGAAGGTGACGGACCAGATCGAAGAGCGGGAAATCAAGGATTACTCGGACCGGTTCCTGACGCTCAAGGACAGTATCGGCGAATTGAAAAGCGCCCATTGGAGCAACATTTTCTTTATCGACCGGGACCTGAACTCCAATGAGATTACCTTCTATTCCCACGGCATCCTCGAAGAGGATTACGACATTGCCTCCACGTTCTTTGACAGTGGTACGATAACAGATACCACCACCATCAAGAGTTATACGAGCCGAAGAACCCGCGCGGTCTTCAAGGAAGAATACGGCCTGGACGGGAAAGCCTACCGCTACAACCCGGTTGAGAAATGGGAGAAAGTGGGCGGTATCCCGATCCTGGACAAAGTGGCCTTTGACGATATCTACCGGGAATACGCGGAAAAAGTCCCGATACACGAACGGGTGAGCCGGCAGGAAATCGAACTTCTGCTGGACCGGGAACTCGCAGACCGGAACCTGGATATCGATTATGAATACGGGGTCTACAGCCGGGGGTTGCCTACCAAGGTCCGCTCCAGGAAATACAAATACGACCGGGAAAACTATTACAAGGCGCCGCTCTTCCGGGACATCGAGGGCAATACGGAATACGCCCTGCTGTTGTCCTTCCCCAGAAAGAAAAAGTTCCTGCTCAATTCGGTGCTGAGTATGGCGGGGTTATCGCTGCTCTTTACGCTGATCATTATGGTGGCCTATGCGAGCGCCATCTACCAGCTCATCCGGCAGAAACAGATTTCTGAGATCAAATCGGATTTCATCAACAACATGACCCACGAGTTCAAAACGCCGATAGCGACCATCAACCTGGCCGTGGAAGCCATCAAGAATCCGAAAATCATGGATGACCGGGAAAAAGTCAACCGGTACCTGCAGATGATCCGGGACGAGAATAAACGAATGCACGCCCAGGTGGAAAACGTGCTGCGCATATCGAAACTCGAAAAGAATCAGCTGGATATCAGCAAGGAACGGGTAGACGTGCACGACCTGATCCGGCAGGCAATTACCCATGTGGAACTGATTGTCCTGGACCGTGGCGGGTATGTAAAGGCGCACCTGGACGCGGAGCGCTCGGAGGTTTTGGCCAATGAAATGCACTTTGGCAACGTGATGGTTAATATACTGGACAATGCGGTGAAATATTCGCCGGAGGCCCCCAAGATCGACGTGTATACGGAGGTGGCCAACAACGCAATCCTGATCCGGGTACAGGACCAGGGGGCGGGAATGTCCAAAGCCGTTTTAAAGCGGATTTTTGAAAAATTTTACCGGGAACACACCGGGGATATACATAATGTAAAAGGGCATGGGCTGGGATTGGCCTACGTCAAGAAAATAGTAGAGGATCACCAGGGAGAGGTGTATGCGGAAAGTGAAAAAGGAAAAGGAAGCACTTTTTATATCAAACTCCCACTAATTTAA
- a CDS encoding glycosyltransferase has protein sequence MNPFFSFVIPVYNRPDELRELFASLASQEADTPFEVLVVEDGSEKDARQVVEAFREDLDIRYFSKANTGPGDSRNFGMERARGQYFLLVDSDCILPPGYLGNLQEALQSDPLDCFGGPDAADPSFSPVQQAISYTMTSGLTTGGLRGGAKRREAFQPRSFNMGISREAFQKSGGFGNIHPGEDPDLSLRLRKLGFRLGYYPEVVVYHKRRVDFHSFYRQVYKFGLARPILNRWHPGSARVTYWFPFVFTLGLAVALLLPLLFRHPAAWIPAGAYLAYLAAVGLGARSTTRDWRAACLAIPAVLVQFTGYGWGFFKSAILLTFSRKKPQTLFPELFYNT, from the coding sequence TTTCCTTTGTAATCCCGGTCTACAACCGCCCGGACGAGCTCCGGGAACTGTTTGCCAGCCTGGCCTCACAGGAGGCGGACACCCCCTTTGAGGTGCTCGTGGTGGAAGACGGTTCCGAAAAGGATGCCCGGCAGGTGGTGGAGGCATTCCGGGAAGACCTGGATATCCGCTATTTCAGCAAGGCGAATACCGGCCCAGGAGACTCCCGGAATTTCGGGATGGAACGCGCTCGGGGACAGTATTTCCTCTTGGTGGATTCGGATTGCATCCTTCCCCCGGGTTACCTCGGGAATCTGCAGGAAGCCCTTCAGTCGGACCCCCTGGATTGTTTTGGGGGTCCGGATGCAGCCGACCCTTCTTTTTCGCCCGTGCAGCAAGCCATCAGCTATACGATGACCTCGGGGCTAACTACCGGCGGGTTGCGGGGGGGTGCAAAAAGGAGGGAGGCCTTCCAACCCAGGAGTTTCAATATGGGAATTTCCCGCGAAGCTTTCCAAAAAAGCGGGGGGTTCGGAAACATCCATCCCGGGGAGGACCCGGACCTGAGCCTCAGGCTTCGGAAACTGGGCTTCCGCCTTGGGTATTACCCGGAGGTGGTGGTCTACCACAAACGCCGGGTGGATTTCCATTCATTTTACAGGCAGGTATACAAATTCGGCCTTGCGCGGCCCATCCTCAACCGCTGGCACCCGGGGAGCGCCAGGGTTACCTATTGGTTTCCCTTCGTTTTTACGCTGGGACTGGCCGTGGCGCTCCTGTTGCCCCTGCTATTTCGGCACCCCGCGGCCTGGATCCCTGCCGGGGCCTACCTGGCCTACCTGGCGGCGGTGGGCCTGGGCGCCCGGAGCACAACGCGCGACTGGCGGGCCGCCTGCCTGGCGATCCCCGCAGTCCTGGTGCAGTTTACGGGGTATGGATGGGGTTTTTTCAAATCCGCCATCTTGCTTACCTTTAGTAGAAAGAAACCGCAAACGCTCTTTCCGGAACTTTTTTATAATACCTGA
- a CDS encoding response regulator transcription factor: METENKKILLVEDDPNFGIVLKDYLSMNDFDVTLAKNGMEGFEKFKKEPFDVCILDVMMPYKDGFTLAKEIREKNDHIPIIFLTAKTMKEDVLKGYKAGADDYLNKPFDSEVLLVKLKAILQRKASNSLADSKQFEFDFGDFHLNSKLRFLKYKDEEPTKLSPKENELLRLLALHENDLMPRELALTKIWRDDNYFTSRSMDVYIAKLRKYLKKDDSVEILNIHGEGFRLVVKTDSEKSE, translated from the coding sequence ATGGAAACAGAGAATAAAAAGATTCTTTTGGTGGAAGACGACCCGAACTTCGGCATCGTCCTGAAGGATTACCTTTCGATGAATGATTTTGACGTTACCCTGGCTAAAAACGGTATGGAGGGCTTCGAGAAGTTTAAAAAGGAGCCTTTTGACGTTTGCATCCTGGATGTGATGATGCCCTATAAGGACGGATTTACGCTGGCCAAGGAGATCCGCGAGAAAAACGACCACATTCCGATTATTTTCCTCACCGCCAAAACCATGAAGGAAGATGTGCTGAAAGGATATAAGGCAGGTGCAGACGACTACCTGAACAAGCCGTTTGATTCGGAAGTCCTGCTCGTGAAACTCAAGGCGATCCTGCAGAGGAAAGCCTCCAACAGCCTGGCGGACAGCAAGCAATTTGAATTTGATTTCGGGGATTTCCACCTGAATTCCAAATTGCGGTTCCTCAAGTACAAAGACGAGGAGCCCACCAAGCTCTCCCCCAAGGAAAATGAATTGCTGCGGCTCCTGGCCCTGCACGAAAACGACCTGATGCCCCGGGAACTCGCCCTGACCAAAATCTGGCGGGACGACAACTATTTCACATCGCGGAGCATGGACGTTTACATTGCCAAGCTGCGCAAATACCTCAAGAAAGACGATAGCGTGGAAATCCTCAACATCCACGGGGAAGGCTTCCGCCTGGTAGTCAAGACCGATTCTGAAAAATCCGAATAG